The following are encoded together in the Erwinia sp. E602 genome:
- a CDS encoding LacI family DNA-binding transcriptional regulator: protein MKLPRITLDDIASLADVTKMTVSRYLRTPHKVGKETAARIAAVMVEIGYQRDADNPQVISQVQPRIGVIIPSFHNQIFADLLAGIESVTAAEGWQTLVMNYEYDLQREEEQIATVLACNVAAILLTETVHTLRAEKYLSGARVPVAEVMGLATTAGRINVGFDNRQAAYEMTQRLIAGGRKPVWFGSMADLRDEQRYAGYRDAMTAAGLSAGRITPHKISSVSAGHDMMALARQRYPAMDAIFCTNDDLAVGVLQACRQQGIAVPQQMAIVGFHGLEIGQLTRPKLASVITPRFEMGKVATEILISRVNNLPTEESVTLPYRLFAGDTL, encoded by the coding sequence ATGAAATTACCGCGTATCACCTTAGATGACATCGCATCGCTGGCCGATGTGACCAAAATGACCGTCAGCCGCTATCTGCGTACGCCGCACAAGGTGGGCAAAGAGACGGCCGCACGCATTGCCGCCGTGATGGTGGAGATTGGCTATCAGCGCGATGCCGACAATCCGCAGGTGATAAGCCAGGTTCAGCCGCGCATTGGGGTGATCATCCCCTCATTTCATAATCAGATTTTTGCCGACCTGCTGGCGGGCATTGAATCCGTTACCGCCGCCGAAGGCTGGCAGACGCTGGTGATGAACTACGAATACGATCTGCAGCGCGAAGAGGAGCAGATCGCCACGGTGCTGGCCTGCAACGTCGCCGCCATCCTGCTGACCGAAACGGTGCATACGCTGCGGGCGGAGAAGTACCTCAGCGGCGCACGCGTGCCGGTAGCGGAGGTGATGGGGCTGGCAACCACCGCCGGGCGGATTAACGTCGGCTTCGATAACCGTCAGGCCGCTTACGAGATGACGCAGCGGCTGATTGCCGGCGGCCGCAAGCCGGTGTGGTTTGGCTCAATGGCCGATCTGCGTGACGAACAACGCTATGCAGGTTACCGCGACGCCATGACAGCGGCGGGCCTCTCCGCCGGGCGAATCACTCCGCATAAAATCTCGTCGGTCTCCGCAGGCCATGACATGATGGCGCTGGCACGCCAGCGTTATCCGGCTATGGACGCCATTTTCTGTACCAATGACGACCTCGCCGTTGGCGTGCTGCAGGCGTGCAGGCAGCAGGGGATCGCCGTGCCGCAGCAGATGGCGATTGTCGGCTTTCACGGCCTTGAGATCGGCCAGCTGACCCGGCCAAAGCTGGCCAGCGTTATCACTCCGCGCTTTGAGATGGGAAAAGTGGCGACTGAGATTTTGATCAGCAGGGTCAATAATCTGCCGACAGAAGAGTCGGTCACTCTGCCCTATCGCCTGTTCGCCGGCGACACGCTCTGA
- a CDS encoding cytochrome c, producing the protein MALLLAAFALPAAGLQAADVDLKLLHQGEQVAIASDCQACHTAPGSKKPYSGGYAIASPIGVIYATNITPAQGGIGGYSEAQFSAAVRDGVRADGAQLYPAMPYTSYGKMTDEDLHALYYYFTHGVQPVEQANPQTRLPFPFSLRFSMKFWNLLFADGARYQYDNRQSAEWNRGNYLVNGLAHCNTCHTPRGVLMQEKSALPLAGGPLGSWYAPNITSDPISGIGGWRDDELVQYLKTGRAAGKNQAAGGMAEAVENSLQHLPDDDLQAIATYLKSTAPLRDEGDTRPAHAWGQADNVENSVRGRNPATASNSLTNGAALFSGNCASCHQPDGAGSQNQAYPSLFHNTATGLQSPNNLIAAILFGVQRKTADGEVLMPGFSSPSYVDKLSDQQVADISNYVRQHYGNPAGEVTAGDVAWVRKGGHPPLLAQLQPWILPGGAVVVVLILLLVLYRARRR; encoded by the coding sequence ATGGCGCTGCTGCTGGCGGCCTTCGCGCTGCCGGCAGCCGGCCTGCAGGCCGCCGACGTTGATCTGAAGCTGCTGCATCAGGGCGAGCAGGTGGCAATCGCCTCTGACTGCCAGGCCTGCCATACCGCGCCGGGCAGCAAAAAACCCTATTCCGGCGGCTATGCCATCGCCTCGCCGATCGGGGTGATTTACGCCACTAACATTACCCCGGCGCAGGGCGGAATTGGCGGCTACAGCGAAGCGCAGTTCTCGGCGGCGGTGCGTGACGGCGTTCGCGCCGACGGGGCACAACTCTACCCGGCAATGCCTTACACCTCTTACGGCAAAATGACCGACGAGGATCTGCACGCGCTTTACTACTACTTCACCCACGGCGTGCAGCCGGTAGAGCAGGCAAACCCGCAGACCCGCCTGCCGTTCCCGTTCAGCCTGCGCTTCAGCATGAAGTTCTGGAACCTGCTGTTTGCCGACGGCGCGCGCTACCAGTACGACAACCGGCAGAGCGCCGAGTGGAACCGTGGCAACTACCTGGTCAACGGCCTGGCGCACTGTAATACCTGCCATACGCCGCGCGGCGTGCTGATGCAGGAGAAAAGCGCGCTACCGCTGGCCGGTGGTCCGCTGGGCAGCTGGTACGCGCCGAATATCACCTCGGACCCGATCAGCGGTATCGGCGGCTGGCGCGACGATGAGCTGGTGCAGTACCTGAAAACCGGCCGTGCCGCCGGGAAAAATCAGGCGGCGGGCGGCATGGCGGAAGCGGTGGAAAACAGTCTGCAGCACCTGCCGGACGACGATCTGCAGGCGATCGCCACCTATCTGAAGAGCACGGCTCCGCTGCGCGACGAGGGCGACACGCGCCCGGCTCACGCCTGGGGTCAGGCGGATAACGTGGAGAACAGCGTGCGCGGGCGTAACCCGGCGACCGCCAGTAACAGCCTGACTAACGGCGCGGCGCTGTTCAGCGGCAACTGCGCCAGCTGCCACCAGCCGGACGGTGCCGGCAGCCAGAACCAGGCGTATCCGTCGCTGTTCCACAACACCGCCACCGGTCTGCAGAGCCCGAACAACCTGATTGCCGCCATTCTTTTTGGCGTGCAGCGGAAAACGGCCGACGGCGAGGTACTGATGCCCGGCTTCAGCTCGCCCTCTTACGTCGACAAGCTGAGCGATCAGCAGGTGGCGGACATCAGCAACTATGTTCGCCAGCATTACGGCAATCCTGCCGGTGAAGTGACGGCGGGTGACGTGGCCTGGGTGCGCAAAGGCGGCCATCCGCCGTTGCTGGCGCAGCTGCAGCCGTGGATCCTGCCGGGCGGCGCGGTAGTGGTGGTGCTGATCCTGCTGCTGGTGCTGTACCGCGCCAGACGGCGCTAA
- a CDS encoding GMC family oxidoreductase, whose product MKKPIFSEQGDASADVVIVGSGIVGGMMANALVSQGYSVLVLEAGLRIERAQAVENWRNMPFANRAGSDFQGLYPQSPLAPAPLYFPPNNYVNVTGPNASSFQQGYLRTVGGTTWHWAASCWRHDPSDFVMQSKYGVGRDWPIAYDELEPWYCQAENEIGVAGPNDPAKQSPAQRSQPYPMDMVPFAHGDNYFASVVNPHGYNLVPIPQGRSTRPWEGRPTCCGNNNCQPICPIGAMYNGIHHVERAERGGAVVLAEAVVHKIDTDGNNRVTAVHWLDSSGASHKATAKAFALACNGIETPRLLLLAANGGNPNGIANGSDMVGRNMMDHSGFHCSFLTKEPVWLGRGPAQSSCMVGFRDGEFRRDYSANKVILNNISRVVAATKQALAQGLVGKALDEEIRYRAVHSVDLSISLEPLPDPENRLTLSKTRKDPHGLACPDIYYDVGDYVRKGAEASHAQLEHIGQLFNAREFTISKGLNANNHIMGGTIMGSSGKDAVVDGNCRTFDHENLWLPGGGAIPSASVVNSTLTMAALGLKAAEDIARRLRGNV is encoded by the coding sequence ATGAAGAAACCCATTTTTAGTGAGCAGGGAGATGCCAGCGCAGACGTTGTCATCGTCGGATCCGGCATCGTCGGCGGCATGATGGCCAACGCGCTGGTCAGCCAGGGCTACTCGGTGCTGGTGCTGGAAGCCGGGCTACGCATCGAGCGCGCCCAGGCGGTAGAAAACTGGCGCAATATGCCGTTCGCCAACCGCGCCGGTTCAGATTTTCAGGGGCTGTATCCGCAGTCGCCGCTGGCACCGGCACCGCTGTACTTCCCGCCGAACAACTACGTTAACGTCACCGGCCCCAATGCCAGCAGCTTCCAGCAGGGCTACCTGCGTACCGTGGGCGGCACCACCTGGCACTGGGCGGCATCCTGCTGGCGGCACGATCCCAGCGACTTTGTGATGCAGTCAAAATACGGCGTCGGTCGCGACTGGCCGATCGCCTACGACGAGCTGGAGCCCTGGTACTGCCAGGCTGAAAATGAGATCGGCGTGGCCGGTCCGAACGATCCCGCTAAGCAGTCACCGGCGCAGCGCAGCCAGCCCTATCCGATGGATATGGTGCCGTTTGCCCACGGCGATAACTACTTTGCCAGCGTAGTGAACCCGCACGGATACAACCTGGTGCCGATCCCGCAGGGGCGCAGCACGCGGCCGTGGGAAGGGCGGCCGACCTGCTGCGGCAACAACAACTGCCAGCCGATCTGCCCGATCGGTGCGATGTATAACGGCATCCACCACGTGGAGCGCGCCGAGCGCGGTGGCGCGGTGGTGCTGGCTGAAGCGGTGGTACACAAAATCGATACCGACGGCAATAACCGGGTCACCGCCGTGCACTGGCTGGACAGCTCCGGCGCGTCGCACAAGGCGACGGCGAAAGCCTTCGCCCTGGCCTGTAACGGTATTGAAACCCCGCGCCTGCTGCTGCTGGCCGCCAACGGCGGCAACCCGAACGGCATCGCCAACGGCTCGGATATGGTCGGCCGCAATATGATGGACCACTCCGGCTTCCACTGCTCGTTCCTGACCAAAGAGCCGGTATGGCTGGGGCGCGGCCCGGCGCAGAGCAGCTGCATGGTCGGCTTCCGCGACGGTGAATTCCGCCGCGACTACTCGGCCAACAAGGTGATCCTCAACAACATCTCCCGCGTGGTCGCCGCCACTAAGCAGGCGCTGGCGCAGGGGCTGGTCGGAAAAGCGCTGGATGAAGAGATCCGCTATCGCGCTGTGCACAGCGTCGATCTGTCGATCAGCCTTGAGCCGCTGCCGGACCCGGAAAATCGCCTGACGCTAAGCAAAACCCGCAAAGATCCGCACGGCCTGGCCTGCCCGGATATTTACTACGACGTCGGCGACTACGTGCGCAAAGGGGCCGAGGCCTCCCACGCGCAGCTGGAGCATATCGGCCAGCTGTTTAACGCCCGCGAGTTCACCATCAGCAAAGGGCTGAACGCCAACAACCACATTATGGGCGGCACCATTATGGGCAGCAGCGGCAAAGACGCGGTGGTTGACGGCAACTGCCGCACCTTCGATCACGAAAACCTGTGGCTGCCGGGCGGCGGGGCGATCCCGTCCGCCAGCGTGGTCAACAGCACGCTGACCATGGCCGCGCTGGGTCTGAAGGCCGCGGAAGATATCGCCCGCCGCCTGCGGGGGAACGTATGA